In one Vicinamibacteria bacterium genomic region, the following are encoded:
- a CDS encoding PilZ domain-containing protein gives MSHESNYNEDAFPEPQDIGHMVRLSPLTIGAVFKRGGIVGQGYVLNLSRGGVFLTTNEEFARGESFRLRFFLPFQIGHVDAEVVVRWRTRDIAQPPQGLRDGFGVEFVRLAPGVREKIERFVDRFLELADGLDGDQNKP, from the coding sequence ATGAGTCACGAGTCGAACTATAACGAAGATGCTTTTCCCGAGCCGCAGGACATCGGTCACATGGTGCGCCTGAGCCCGCTCACGATAGGAGCCGTATTCAAAAGAGGTGGTATCGTCGGCCAGGGATACGTCCTCAATCTCAGCCGGGGAGGCGTGTTTCTCACCACCAACGAAGAATTCGCCCGAGGCGAGTCCTTTCGTTTGCGTTTCTTCTTGCCGTTCCAGATCGGCCACGTGGACGCTGAGGTCGTTGTGCGCTGGAGGACCCGGGACATCGCTCAACCACCGCAGGGACTGCGCGACGGATTCGGTGTGGAGTTCGTCCGCCTGGCTCCGGGCGTCCGGGAGAAGATCGAGCGTTTCGTAGATCGTTTCCTCGAGCTGGCCGACGGGCTCGACGGCGACCAGAACAAACCCTAG
- a CDS encoding carboxymuconolactone decarboxylase family protein: MALVKPVEQADASPDVRAVYDDIMKTRNTDWVNNFWKYLACHPSTLKRIWAAVKAVMAPGALDPLVKEMIYVAVSVTNNCEYCIHSHTASARSKGMTDEMFGELLAVVGLANETNRLANGLQVPVDDAFRPDL; encoded by the coding sequence ATGGCATTAGTAAAGCCCGTTGAACAAGCGGACGCGAGCCCCGACGTGCGCGCCGTCTACGACGACATCATGAAGACGCGGAATACGGACTGGGTGAACAATTTCTGGAAATACCTGGCCTGCCACCCATCCACCCTCAAAAGGATCTGGGCGGCAGTGAAGGCCGTAATGGCCCCGGGTGCTCTCGACCCCCTCGTCAAGGAGATGATCTACGTCGCCGTGAGCGTCACCAATAACTGCGAGTACTGCATCCATTCCCACACCGCCTCGGCCCGCTCCAAGGGCATGACGGATGAGATGTTCGGGGAGCTTCTCGCCGTCGTGGGTCTCGCGAACGAGACGAACCGGCTCGCGAATGGATTGCAGGTACCCGTCGACGACGCCTTTCGGCCAGACCTTTGA
- a CDS encoding tyrosine-type recombinase/integrase: MRHAFATHLIENGYDVRSVQKLLGTRPSKRPWSTCTLLASAPSRFRSPPDESI; encoded by the coding sequence CTGCGTCATGCCTTCGCGACGCATCTCATCGAGAACGGCTATGACGTACGCTCCGTCCAGAAACTCCTCGGCACAAGGCCCTCGAAACGACCGTGGTCTACGTGCACCTTGCTCGCATCGGCCCCTTCCCGCTTTAGAAGCCCCCCTGACGAGTCTATTTGA